A stretch of the Microbulbifer pacificus genome encodes the following:
- a CDS encoding ABC transporter permease, whose protein sequence is ATIIGVLGAISIRSYKKRRTRNSLLSLNNVLIVSPDVIIGASFLILFTLAGIQLGFYSVLLSHIAFSIPIVVLMVLPKLLEMSSSLEDAARDLGASNWNVLTKVTLPYISPGIFAGFFMALTYSLDDFAVTFFVTGNGFTTLSVEIYSLARRGISLNINALSTIMFFVTILLVIVYYYLTQRSGTKGVGLRR, encoded by the coding sequence TGCAACAATAATTGGTGTTTTGGGCGCAATCAGCATTCGATCTTATAAAAAAAGACGAACTCGGAATTCTCTTTTATCATTAAATAATGTGCTTATTGTAAGTCCTGATGTAATTATTGGTGCTAGCTTTTTAATTTTATTTACATTGGCTGGAATTCAGTTAGGATTTTATTCCGTCCTCCTATCTCATATCGCTTTTAGTATACCTATTGTTGTGTTAATGGTACTTCCTAAACTTCTTGAGATGAGTTCTTCATTAGAAGATGCTGCTCGTGATTTAGGAGCAAGTAATTGGAACGTCCTGACAAAAGTTACGCTACCTTATATTTCGCCAGGTATTTTTGCTGGATTTTTCATGGCGTTAACTTATTCACTTGATGATTTTGCAGTAACTTTCTTTGTAACTGGTAATGGATTTACCACTCTGTCTGTTGAAATATATTCATTAGCTAGACGAGGAATATCGCTTAATATTAACGCTTTATCTACCATTATGTTTTTCGTAACAATACTTCTCGTAATTGTTTATTACTATCTTACACAACGTAGTGGAACAAAAGGAGTTGGCTTGAGACGATGA